In the Granulosicoccus antarcticus IMCC3135 genome, ATTTCGGTGCGATTCCCGAGCGCGTTCAGGCCTTCATGTTCGAGGTCGAGCGGGAATGCTTCAAGCTTGGCATTCCGGCCAAGACAAGGCATAACGAGGTAGCCCCGGGTCAGTATGAGTTTGCGCCAGTGTATGAGTTTGCCAACGTGGCGACTGACCATCAGCAGATGATGATGACGATCCTCAAGAAAGTGGCCGACAAATACGGCATGGCTTGCCTGATGCACGAAAAACCCTTCGCAGGTGTCAACGGTAGTGGCAAGCATGTGAATTTCTCCATGGGTTCGTCAGCCGCTGGCAATGTATTTGATCCTGGCGATACACCTGCCGAAAATGCGCAGTTTCTGGTGTTCTGTGCGGCTATGATCAGTGCGGTCTACAAGCACGCAACGTTGCTACGCGCGGTGGTGGCCACGGCCTCGAACGATCATCGTCTGGGTGCTAACGAAGCCCCACCTGCCATTTTGTCGGTGTTTCTTGGCACTGAGCTCAACGAGATCATGGAAACCATCCTCAGCGGCGATTCTTCGGTCAGCTCGAAAAGCAGCACGCTTAACATAGGGGTCGATGTACTACCGCCGATACCCAGGCATTCGGGGGATCGTAACCGTACCAGTCCTATGGCATTCACAGGCAATCGGTTCGAATTCCGGGCGGTTGGTTCGAGTCAGTCAATCTCCGGGCCAATGGTTGCACTTAATATCATCATGGCCGAAGCACTGGATGAGGCCGCTACAGAATTGGAACGCGCTGATACCAGCTCGAGAGAAGCCTTGGGTAAAGCGGTTGAGGCCTATGTGAGCAAGGTTTGGAAAGAGAGTTCGAGCGTGGTCTTCAATGGCGATGGATATTCATCCGGTTGGCATGAAGAGGCAGCCAGACGCGGACTTCCCAATCTGGCGACCACTGCAGATTCACTGGGTGTCTTTATGGAGCCTGCAACAATTTCTCTCTTTGAAAAATACGGCGTGTTGTCGGCGCGTGAACTTGAATCACGCTACGAGGTTTATGCCGAACAGTACGTGGCTACGGCCAATGTCGAATCGAATCTGGTTCTTGAGATGGGCAGAACACAGATATTCCCGGCTGCCATTCGCTACCAGAGCGAGCTGGCGCTCAGCCTGGCTAATCTCAAGGCCGTCGGTATCGAGACTGATCACGATTCCATCAACCTCATCACCAGTCTGATCAAGAGTCTGCAAGTATCACTTGATGATCTGGAGAAGCTGAAGAATCAGGAAAGTTCCATAACCGATGTTGCGGCTCATTGTCAGTTCGTCAAAACCGAGGTATTGCCTAAAATGCTGGAAGTGCGCACGACGGTTGATGCACTGGAACATCGGGTTGCGGATGATTTGTGGCCGTTGCCAACATTTCAGGAAATGCTTTTTATCCGTTAGGAAAAATCAGAATTCCGTTCCCTGGTAGCGGTTGAAGATGCCGGGGGAGGCGATAATGCAGCTATGGCTGCTTTATCGGGCCCGATAGAAAACGGCTGGTCAATTGACCAGCCGAAAGGGGTCGTACTCAGGAGATAGAATTCAGTGCAATTAACACTACGTTAGCGTAGTTGCAGTTAGGCGACTACTGGTAGTAACCAACAGCGCATACCTGGTCACCGACTTTGGTGACGTAGGTGATTTTCTGTACAGGCTCTGTCGTATCAGGGCGTGGCCACATATAGCTCACCTCGCTTACACCACCTTCACTTGCGTTCTTGTAGATTTCTTCACCCAACGCAGCACCGGTCTTGTCTTTCAGATCTTTCAGGCTCTCTCCGGTTAGAGACGGGTGTGCGGTGAAGTTTCCGTCCGGGCCGCCACAAAACGGATAGAGATCACGGTCCTTGAAACCACCTTCGCCACTAGCGAACATGGTAAGTGCTGCTGCCTGGTCGGTTTCCAGTGCAACAACGGCTGATTCCAGCATGGCTTTGGCCTCATCAGCGGTACCAAAATCACTGGCAGCGAATACGCTGCTGCTCAGGGCCAATGCCGAAAATGTGCTTATAGCGAATTTGTGTAACATATTCGTAACTATTCAGCCGTATTTGTCGTTGCCGCGATAGATTTGCACACTTGATTAGTACTTGATCGAGAGCAATACCGCTGGCCCTGCATCTGTAAGCGCTGTATGCGCATTCATTTTCCACGGTGCCTCAAGATTGCACAGTGGTGCTATTTTTCTGGCAGTTTTCTCAATGACGTCTATGCTCCTCATAGACAAAACGTGGCTATGAGAGCAGCTCTGAAATGTTTGGGTTGTCACAGTGAAAATTCAGGATATTGACGTTGAATCGACCATCGAGTCGGTCAAGCTATCTCTGAAAAATGAGAAGGATCTATCACCTGCGCTCAGATCCTCTTTGGAGGTGTTGCTTCTGTTGGTTGGCCTGCTGCTCAACCGTGTCACTCTTAACAGCAGCACTAGCAGCATCCCACCTTCACAAGATCCGAATCGCGACAAGAAAGCGAGGCCGCCCAGAGGCAAACGCAAGCCCGGTGGACAAAAAGGTCATAAGGGGTGCACCCTGGAACCGGTGGCTGAACCAGATGAAATTGTGCCCATCAAAATCGATAAGCGCACGATTCCCACAGGAGTCGAGTACAAAGAAGTGGGCTATGAGTCACGACAGGTTTTTGATATCAAGATCTGCGCTGTCGTCACCGAGTACCGCGCCCAGATTCTTGAAGGTAGTGATGGATATCAGTACACCGCACCATTCCCCGAAGGAGTGGTTGCCAGAGCTCAATACGGCAATACGGTAAAAGTTCAGGCAGTCTATCTGTCTCAGAAACAGCTCATTCCCTATGAGCGAGTACACGAACAGTTTGCTGATCAATTTCTAATGCCGCTTAGTGCCGGGACGATCCATAACTTCAATCGTAAAGCGTTTGACAAGCTGGAAGAATATGAAAGTTGGGTCAAGTATCAGCTCACGAACAGTACCTTACTTCACGTGGATGAAACGGGCATCAACATTAATGGCAAGCGTCATTGGTTGCACTGCACCTCGAACCTACAATTTACCTACTATTACCCGCACGAACGCCGTGGCACTGAAGCGATGGATCAGATCGACATTCTTCCACACTTCACCGGCGTGCTATGTCATGACCACTGGAAGCCCTATTACACATATCTTTTTTGTCTCCATTCTCTTTGTAACGCACACCACCTACGCGAACTGCAGCGTGCCTGGGAGCAGGATAAGCAAGCGTGGGCAAGAACGATGCGTCAATACCTGATAGAACTCAATACAGCGGTCAACAAGGCTCAAGGTAAGTTGGATTTAGATGAGGCGACTCGTTGGTACGCCAGATATCGTCGGATAACGAAAAAAGCACAGATCGAATGTCCTCCACCGATAGACAATCGTCGAAGTGGTACCCGTGGCCGCCTCAAGCGCAGCAAGTCACGAAATTTGCTCGAGCGTCTGATCAACTACGAAGATGACGTGTTGCGATTCATGAGTGATGCGATAGTGCCGTTCACCAACAACCAGGGTGAGAACGACATACGGATGACCAAGGTGCAGCAAAAAATATCAGGATGTTTCCGTTCGATGGACGGTGCCTTGATATCGTGTCGAATTCGCGGCTACCTATCGACGTGCCGCAAAAATGGAGTTTCAGCAACTGATGCGCTGAACATGCTCTTTGATGGGCAGTTGCCTTCGTTCATAGCCAATACTATTCAATCACAAGCTCAGGCCGCCTGAAACGGCTGAATAGTTACACATATTCCTTCCTTTAAGAGTATGAATAATCCAAGCCAGCGATGGGCAGGATTCAATGGTTAACGCTCCTTCCTTAAGTGGGCAGAATAGCTTGAGCTGAACGTTGGCAAGTCGAACAATCAGTAATCGGTGTAGAGCCTGGAGTGAACTCTCTGAATGGTTTCAATGGCTAACGTGCTCTTTCAGCCCACCTGTAGGAATCATACGAGTGTGACGCAGTTATCACAAGTAATGTGTCGAAGCAGCAATGCTTCTCATGGAGGCAACCGTTTTCAAATGGAAAATATCTCGCACTGGCACCAAGTGTTCAACAGGCTCGATTGTGCAGAATCCTAAAAACTGCAAGGTTGTCTCTGCCTGTTCAATGCGAGTGCGAAACGTAGATCTGATGACCCTCGTCGCAAATTCTCGATTGAAACGTTGAGCACAAGTGTTACAAACAATGAGAATGGAACTTGATGCGATTCGTCAGCATGAACTTTATTTGCGCCCAAAAAAATGGCTGATCAAACGATCAGCCAAAAGGGGTAATGCTTTAGGGGATAGAATTTCTGGAATTGGGTGCGCTCTAGCGAATTTGTAGCTTGTACTGGAAAAACAGGACAGCGTTGTTTTTCTGGTTACCGTAGTCAATGGCGGGTGAGCCACTGATGTTCAGTACCGCGTTCTTGCTCATTTTTAGTTCGAGAGCCGGGAAGGGCAGTATTTTGGTTTCCGGAGCACCGTTCTTCTTGAACTGCTTGTGCACCACGTTCAGACCGACAAGGAGGCGTACTCGATTGTAGAGAGCAGAGCGTGTGGCGTAATTGATGCCGCCGTAGTAGGACTGGTAGCCAAAGCTGTCGGACAAAGTGCCTACGTTCCAACCCAGTTTGCGGCTGGGCGAGTACTCCCAACCGATGCCTGGAGTAAAGGCGTTGCGCTCGTCGAAGTTTTCGAAATGCAGAGCCAATGTGCTCAATACAAAGAAGCCGTTATCGGCTTTGGCGGAGGCGCTGCCTGTCAACGATCCAAAGGCCAGAAGTACGACTGTAACGATTTTGAAAATCTGCGTTTTCATTGTTCTAATCCCGAGTTCTTTGCCGGTCTGCGCCAGCTTTAAAGAGCCGCTGTTGATCTGTGTCAACAACATGCCGCGCACTCTACTGGGGAGCTAAGCGATACGCAAATGGAGTGGGGATATTTGGAAAAACGATTTAAAACATAGTGTTATGGCTTTATTGCTGGCGCCATTACTATGGCGTCAAGCTAAAATTCATCGTAAGTAGTTGTATTGAATGAGTTTTATTTGGCACGATGGCCAACCTGTCTCTATGCCCAAAGCGAGAACCAGCATGGGTTTTCAGGGGCGAGTCGAGGGGCTCTGTGAGACGGCTCTCAGTATCTGTCAGCTTGAGAGACAGCGATCCGGTGCCTCGATATCCATGTCCGGATGAGCACATGGGGTATACCGCCAAGCTGATTGGAATGCTCGGCGGTATAGGGACTACTTAAGCAAACAGCAAATCATAAGCTTTGCAATACGCTCGGCCTTTAGGGGCAATCTTCAGAAAAACACCTTTGGCTGGTGCATCTGCAGGTGGAGCGATCTGCACTGCCAATTCTTTTTTGATCAGTGTTTTGTAGGCTGCTGTTACCTGAGTAGTAGGCAATGCTGTTAATTCAACAACCTGGCGTTTGGTGCATGGAGCCTTTTTCGCTTGAGCACCAATAGCGTTCAAGACAGCCACCAAGGCAGTGACATCGTCAAAGTCTAGTTTTTTAGCGGCACGTGGCATATCTGTATATCTCTAGTCAATTAAGTTGGTTACGGGTACAGGAAGTCGCTATTTAAGCGAGCCTCTATCTGTTGGTTAAAGCCGAAGGCAATAGCTTTGGCGCATATAGTGTCATATTGACGTTCTTAGCGCTTGTTTAAGACATAGATAATATAAATTGCAATGACCTTTTTTTCTTCCTGTGCGGCTTGATTCCCGATTGCGCGATCGAAGCGAAGCTGCAATCTGTTTCAGATTTGGGGGGCATTGGATAACGCTTCTTTAGCTTTGACACTTTAAAAATAGTAGTTTTCAGGCAATCATCGAACTGATATGAAAATTCAGGTGGAATGTTTGAGTGATCGATTTTTAGTGAAAAACCATATTTTAGAAAACTTTTGGTTCTGGAGAATAAGTGCTGTGGCTGTCGAAAAAGAATCGCTGTTTCGTCTTTTCAGGGCAGTTGTGGTCACTCGCTGATACCACTGCGAACTTACAGAGCGTAAATTGTGTCGCCAGAAATTGATCGCAATCTTTGCTCTGGTGTATTCCTTGGCAATGATGGTGTTCAGCTTTCGTGTCTCGGTGGATGGCTGGCTGGAGGGTGTGCTGCCTGCCTCCTTGCATTATCCGCTTGCCGGTTTGTTATCTGTTTTTGGATAATGGTTAATCATTTTCGAGTATATAAATGGATGATAAATGTCGATAGTCTCGCACCATGAACTCAAGGAGACCTGATATGAACGACATCGCACATTACATCAATGGTTCGGCCCTCAGTGGCGATTCCAGTCGCACGCAGCCTGTCTACGATCCGGCGACGGGTGAGACGGAGAAGAACGTGGTTTTGGGATCAGCCGCCGACGTGGATACCGCGGTCGCAGCAGCCAAGGCTGCCTGGCCAGCCTGGTCCAAGACGCCGGCACTCAGACGTGCCCGTGTACTGGATCGATTCAAATCGATCTTGTGGGAGCGCGCTGATGAGCTGGCCGGTATTCTGGCCTCTGAGCATGGCAAGACACACGAGGATGCACTGGGTGAAGTGACCCGCGGTCTGGAAGTGGTTGAGTTTGCCACCAGCGCTCCCAGCTTTCTCAAAGGGGACTTCTCCGAGAACGTAGGAACCGGTGTCGATAGTCACAACATTCGTCAATCACTGGGTGTGTGTGTCGGCATCACACCGTTCAACTTTCCTGCCATGGTGCCCATGTGGATGTTTCCGGTCTCTCTGGCCTGCGGTAACACCTTTATCCTGAAGCCATCCGAGCGGGTGCCATCGGCTTCTCTGAAAATGGCCGAATGGCTAACCGAAGCGGGTTTGCCGGACGGTGTCTTTAATGTTGTACAAGGCGACAAGGAGGCAGTTGATGCGCTGCTGAACCATCGTGACGTCAAGGCCATCAGCTTTGTCGGCTCCACACCGATTGCCAAGTACATCTACACAACGGGTACTAGCAACGGTAAGCGAGTGCAGGCATTGGGTGGTGCCAAGAACCACGCCATCATCATGCCTGATGCAGATCTGGACATGGCTGCCAATGCACTGATGGGGGCTGCCTACGGTTCAGCAGGTGAACGTTGCATGGCAATCTCGGTGGCAGTGCCAGTGACCGACGCGGTGGCCGATGCGCTGATCGAAAAGCTGATCCCCAAGATCGAAGCTTTGAGAATTGGGCCCACAGGCGACAGTGATTCGGATATGGGACCTCTGGTTACCGCCCAGCACCGTGATCGCGTTAGTGGTTATATCGATGCGGGCGAGGCGGAAGGTGCGAAAGTGGTTATTGACGGTCGTGGCTTCAAGCAGGACAAGCAGGGTTTTGAAAATGGCTACTACCTGGGTGGCACGTTGCTGGACAATGTCACAGCCGATATGTCGGTGTGGAAGGATGAAATCTTTGGCCCGGTACTCGCCGTGGTGCGTCGCAACTCCTACCAGGAAGCGCTGGACCTGGTGCACAGCCATGATTTTGCCAACGGTACTGCCATCTTTACTCGTGATGGTGATACGGCACGCGCTTTTAGTCAGGATGTTGAGGTGGGCATGATTGGTATCAATGTGCCGATTCCTGTGCCGATGGCATTCCATAGTTTTGGTGGCTGGAAAGCATCGATCTTTGGTGATCATTCCATGCACGGTATGGAAGGTGTTCGCTTCTATACGCGCATCAAGACAACAACGACTCGTTGGCCTGATGGTCAGCGCAGTGATGCTGAGTTTGTGATGCCGACTCTGGGTTGATCGTCTGTTTCCAATCAGCGATACCTGGCTGGTATCGCTGATTGGAAATGCTACGAAGGTTTAGAGCAGGTTGTCAAGACGCGTTCGATGTTTGTCAGTACATCATTGGCAGGTTCGGGTCGATGCAATAAAAAGCCTTGGGCAAAGTCGATCCCGATGGCGCGGACACGTTCAAGAATGGCCGGGCTCCCGACATATTCTGCGACAGTTTTCAGCCCCATGATGTTGGCAACCTCGACGAAGCTGCGCACGGCCGCATCGTTCAAAGGATCATCGATCAGACCGGTGATGTACTGACCGTCGATCTTTAGCAGGTCAACTTGCAGCGATTTCAGATAGCCAAATGAGGAGGCGCCTGCGCCAAAATCGTCAAGAGCGATGCGTACGCCCAATGCGCGTAGCTGTTCGATGAATTTGGTGGCGTCTGCAATGTTGGTCACGGCAGCCGTCTCGGTAATCTCCAGGCAGATGGTCTGGCAGATCGTTGCGCCGGCCGATGTCAGCATGTCGATCGCCTGATGATGAAAGACTCGGTCTCCAATCGACTGGCCCGACAAATTGATGAACAGCATGGTAGGCGATGATTCCCTCGTCGATGCGCACGCCGATGAGCTCAGGAGATCGATGGCACTTCTGAGCACGTATCGATCAATACGGGTGGCCAGATGGTAGCGTTCAGCCGCTGGCAGAAATTGCCCGGGCAGCACCAGACTGCCATCCACATCGCGCAAGCGAATCAGTACTTCGGCGTGCAGGCCACAGGTTTGGAATAGCGGTTCGATGCGCTGTAGATGTAGCTCGAAGCGATTCTCATCGAGCGCCTGTTCAAGTCGAGCAGCCCATTGCATGTCGCCCTGACGCTCTTGCATCAATTTATCAGTATCGAACCAGAGATGAACTCGATTGCGCCCAGCCTCCTTGGCAGCGTAACAAGAGATATCGGCGGCTTGCAGCAGAGCCTGCTTGTCAGGCCAGCGGTTATCCATCGGTACCAGGCCGATACTGGTGCCGATACGAAAACGTTGGCCATCATGGGTGAATCGGAACTCATCCATGCGATCGCAGATCGCCTGTGCCATATGCAGGGCCTGTTCATCGTCGCAATCGTGAAGAATCACACCGAACTCGTCGCCTCCGAGGCGCGCCGCAGTATCAGTGTCACGGATCGTTGCAGTCAGCAGTTTTGACATCTGTAGCAGTAGTTCGTCACCGGCAGTATGTCCGCAGGCGTCATTGACCAGCTTGAACTGATCCAGATCGATATACATGAGTGCACTGAGACAGTTGTCCTCATGAGCACGATCAAGCGTGTACTGCAGGCGAACCTCGAATTCTGAGCGATTGATCAGGCCGGTCAGTGCATCATGCGTGGCCCGGTGCATCATTTCCCTGGCCAGGCGGCGCTTTTCGGTGACGTCGTGGAAGACCAGTACCGCACCCAGTGTGGTGCCATGCTGGCCATGGATGGGAGCTGCAGAATCTTCGATGCTGATCTCGTGACCGTCACGTGAGATCAGCATTGTGTGGTTGGCCAGCCCGACGACCTTGTTGAGTGCCAGGCAATTGTCCACCGGACTCTCGATTGCCTGGCGTGTGTCCTCGCGCATGATGTGAAAGACCTGGTCCAGCGGTCGTCCCTCGGCCTCGCTCGATAGCCACCCGGTAAGCCCTTCGGCGGCGGGGTTCATCCAGGTCACGAGAGCATCAGCATTAGTCGTGATAACTGCGTCTCCGATCGATTGCAGGGTCACGCGCAGCAATTCATGCTGTTCCGCAAGCTCTGCGGTTAACTGGCGCACATCTGTGACGTCCCAATGCACACCCAGAAGTTTCAACGCACGGCCTTGTTCATCTCGTGTGACGTGGCCCGATGAGCGCAAATGATGAATACTGCCGTCAGGCCAGATTACGCGATATTCAGCATCGGCTCTGCCTGTGTCTTCAATGGCAAGCTTCAGATGTTGTTCAGCAATTGGCAGATCTTCAGGATGTACGCACTGAGCCCAGCTTGCGTAGTTCAGGGGGGCGGCGCTGAGGTCCTGGCCGAACAATGCATACGTTTGCGCGGTCCAAAGCAGGGTGTCGGTGTCGACCTCCCACTCCCAGACACCGATTTTTGCGCTGTTTGTGGCAATGCTGATGCGCTTGTGCGCATTTTCCAGTGCTCGGCGCTGGGTTACTTGTTGAGTTGCGTCCTGTATGGCACCAAACAATCGGACTGCCTTGCCGTTCGAGAACTCGGTACGTCCAACAGCTCGCACCCAGATCGATTCGCCATTGGCACGCCGAAAAGGAAGTTCCAGGTCCCAGGACCGGCCTTCATTGATGGCATGAGCTATCGCATCGTGCATGACTGCACGCGCCTCTGGTGCGTAGTAGTTGATCGCATCGTTTATTGAGGGTGCCTCTGTTGAGCTAAGCCCAAAGATGCGAAATGTCTGTTCTGTCCACTGCATCTTGTCGGCGACGATGTCCAGCTCCCAGCCTCCGACGTCGGCCAACGAGCCGGTTTCGCCCAGCAATTGGCGATTATGTTCAAGTGCCTGGCTTTGTTTTCGCTGGGCGGAGATATCACAAACAGAACCTATATGACCGAGCCACTCACCGGTCTCACCGATCATCGGGCGCGTCAATGCATGTACGTGTAGCACTGTCCCATTATCATGAAGTACCCGAAACTCCATGTCGAAGTTCAATTTTTGTTGAGCGCAGCGCTGCCATTCATCGAATATATGCTGTCGGTCGTCGGGGTGTAGCGTACGACTCCAGCCGTGTCCATAGGCATCGGTTCGACTCATACCGAAGATTTTCTCCCACAGATCATTGGCGAACGTACAGGCCCCGCTGGTGTCGGTGCGGAACAGGCCCATCGGTGTACATTCACCCAGTGCACGGAAGTTGGCCGTTGTAATGGCCAGCGTTCTAATGGTCTCGCGAGTTTCCAGCATCTTTGCCGTGGTTACTGCAAGGTGTCTCAGCATCTGGCGTTGACCGTCGTCCAATTGTTGCGGTTCACGATCAAGAACGCACAGCGCGCCAACCTGATGGCCTGAGCTAAGCCGCAATGGTGCGCCAGCGTAAAAGCGCAAGCGCGTCTTGCCAGTGACGAGTGGGTTGTCAAGAAAGCGGGCATCCATGGATGCATCCGCAACCTCGAAGACATCAGATCCGGCAATGGTGTGAGCACTGAAGGAGCCTGCCAATGGTGTCTCGGTGACATCAGACATATCGATTGCCGCCAGTCCCGTTGTCGCCTTCAGCCAGTGTCGATTCTGGTCGAGCAAGGCGATTACGGCAGTGGTAACGCCGCAGGCTAGTGCAGCGGCTTCAACAAGGCCTGAAAATTCATCATCGTCTGTGTGAGAATCGAGAACATCGAGTGCGCGCAGTGCGTTCAATCGTTCCAACTCATCAGGCAACAATATAGACATACTCAGGCGCTCAGGTAATTATCGCTGAATGGCATCGGTTGGATGTCGGTGATTGAAGTGGAAAACAACAACATCAGCCCCGTGTTGTTCAATGGCTGGCATTATTTTGCAATCTCGTTGTTAAAAAGGACGACCATCGTTCGACTCTCCTGAAAAATCCCCGTGAATACTTACATAGTGTAGGGATATTTTCGTTCAGCTCCGATGCGTAGCGTTATATTGGCAATCTACTCGAGTGGTTAACATGGAGCCAATAGCGGTGTAACTACAACTCCGTCTCTGAGGGATCCCAATACACTGACACTCCAGCGTTTTCTATCCAACTCTGGCTCAGAACAGGATCGCTACGCGGGATGAACTCAGAACCCGCTGCCGGGTACGATTGGAAAAACCTGACTTGGTCAAGTTTATTCAGTATTTTTCGGCTAGTATTAATATTGCAGTCAAGCTCGCACACGCAAGTTTGAGGTTGGCAATCCGGAGCCGTATCAACAGTGACTCAAAGTCGAATACAGAATCATCGTCGCCGCACTTGCCTGGCAGTGGCGATCTTGTCAAGTTGTGTGCTGGCGAGTTGCTCCACACGGCAGGTGTCACGCACACTTGAAGGCTCGACTGCTCAGCGACTTGTGACCTACAGTCTTGATCAGTTCATTGGAGAGCTGGCAGAGCAACCTGAAATCTCGGTGATGAAAGGCAAGACAGTCCACCTGGGTGTCTATTTCGTCAAAGATCACCCTTTAATGGATTACGCGACGCGTTTGATTACCGCGCGGCTGAATCTGGTTCATGGTATCAAGGTGGCAGCACCGGCAGACACGTCAGAGTTCGAGCTTGATGT is a window encoding:
- a CDS encoding EAL domain-containing protein, which translates into the protein MSILLPDELERLNALRALDVLDSHTDDDEFSGLVEAAALACGVTTAVIALLDQNRHWLKATTGLAAIDMSDVTETPLAGSFSAHTIAGSDVFEVADASMDARFLDNPLVTGKTRLRFYAGAPLRLSSGHQVGALCVLDREPQQLDDGQRQMLRHLAVTTAKMLETRETIRTLAITTANFRALGECTPMGLFRTDTSGACTFANDLWEKIFGMSRTDAYGHGWSRTLHPDDRQHIFDEWQRCAQQKLNFDMEFRVLHDNGTVLHVHALTRPMIGETGEWLGHIGSVCDISAQRKQSQALEHNRQLLGETGSLADVGGWELDIVADKMQWTEQTFRIFGLSSTEAPSINDAINYYAPEARAVMHDAIAHAINEGRSWDLELPFRRANGESIWVRAVGRTEFSNGKAVRLFGAIQDATQQVTQRRALENAHKRISIATNSAKIGVWEWEVDTDTLLWTAQTYALFGQDLSAAPLNYASWAQCVHPEDLPIAEQHLKLAIEDTGRADAEYRVIWPDGSIHHLRSSGHVTRDEQGRALKLLGVHWDVTDVRQLTAELAEQHELLRVTLQSIGDAVITTNADALVTWMNPAAEGLTGWLSSEAEGRPLDQVFHIMREDTRQAIESPVDNCLALNKVVGLANHTMLISRDGHEISIEDSAAPIHGQHGTTLGAVLVFHDVTEKRRLAREMMHRATHDALTGLINRSEFEVRLQYTLDRAHEDNCLSALMYIDLDQFKLVNDACGHTAGDELLLQMSKLLTATIRDTDTAARLGGDEFGVILHDCDDEQALHMAQAICDRMDEFRFTHDGQRFRIGTSIGLVPMDNRWPDKQALLQAADISCYAAKEAGRNRVHLWFDTDKLMQERQGDMQWAARLEQALDENRFELHLQRIEPLFQTCGLHAEVLIRLRDVDGSLVLPGQFLPAAERYHLATRIDRYVLRSAIDLLSSSACASTRESSPTMLFINLSGQSIGDRVFHHQAIDMLTSAGATICQTICLEITETAAVTNIADATKFIEQLRALGVRIALDDFGAGASSFGYLKSLQVDLLKIDGQYITGLIDDPLNDAAVRSFVEVANIMGLKTVAEYVGSPAILERVRAIGIDFAQGFLLHRPEPANDVLTNIERVLTTCSKPS
- a CDS encoding glutamine synthetase III, which encodes MGGHTTRLDAIAAITKAPPLESGMDFIATPASEYWGKNVFSLSEMAQRLPKATFKSLKRTITSGDLLDISTADAVAEAMKTWALSKGATHYAHVFYPLTGLTAEKHDSFFDPDGDGGTIATFAGSALIQGEPDGSSFPNGGIRQTFEARGYTIWDVTSPAYLIENPNGTTLCIPTAFVSWTGEALDRKTPILRSMQALNTQTQRVLKFFGTDGPFVSSTAGAEQEYFLIDKNFYYARPDLLACGRTLFGAPPPKGQEFDDHYFGAIPERVQAFMFEVERECFKLGIPAKTRHNEVAPGQYEFAPVYEFANVATDHQQMMMTILKKVADKYGMACLMHEKPFAGVNGSGKHVNFSMGSSAAGNVFDPGDTPAENAQFLVFCAAMISAVYKHATLLRAVVATASNDHRLGANEAPPAILSVFLGTELNEIMETILSGDSSVSSKSSTLNIGVDVLPPIPRHSGDRNRTSPMAFTGNRFEFRAVGSSQSISGPMVALNIIMAEALDEAATELERADTSSREALGKAVEAYVSKVWKESSSVVFNGDGYSSGWHEEAARRGLPNLATTADSLGVFMEPATISLFEKYGVLSARELESRYEVYAEQYVATANVESNLVLEMGRTQIFPAAIRYQSELALSLANLKAVGIETDHDSINLITSLIKSLQVSLDDLEKLKNQESSITDVAAHCQFVKTEVLPKMLEVRTTVDALEHRVADDLWPLPTFQEMLFIR
- a CDS encoding CoA-acylating methylmalonate-semialdehyde dehydrogenase codes for the protein MNDIAHYINGSALSGDSSRTQPVYDPATGETEKNVVLGSAADVDTAVAAAKAAWPAWSKTPALRRARVLDRFKSILWERADELAGILASEHGKTHEDALGEVTRGLEVVEFATSAPSFLKGDFSENVGTGVDSHNIRQSLGVCVGITPFNFPAMVPMWMFPVSLACGNTFILKPSERVPSASLKMAEWLTEAGLPDGVFNVVQGDKEAVDALLNHRDVKAISFVGSTPIAKYIYTTGTSNGKRVQALGGAKNHAIIMPDADLDMAANALMGAAYGSAGERCMAISVAVPVTDAVADALIEKLIPKIEALRIGPTGDSDSDMGPLVTAQHRDRVSGYIDAGEAEGAKVVIDGRGFKQDKQGFENGYYLGGTLLDNVTADMSVWKDEIFGPVLAVVRRNSYQEALDLVHSHDFANGTAIFTRDGDTARAFSQDVEVGMIGINVPIPVPMAFHSFGGWKASIFGDHSMHGMEGVRFYTRIKTTTTRWPDGQRSDAEFVMPTLG
- the tnpC gene encoding IS66 family transposase, whose protein sequence is MKIQDIDVESTIESVKLSLKNEKDLSPALRSSLEVLLLLVGLLLNRVTLNSSTSSIPPSQDPNRDKKARPPRGKRKPGGQKGHKGCTLEPVAEPDEIVPIKIDKRTIPTGVEYKEVGYESRQVFDIKICAVVTEYRAQILEGSDGYQYTAPFPEGVVARAQYGNTVKVQAVYLSQKQLIPYERVHEQFADQFLMPLSAGTIHNFNRKAFDKLEEYESWVKYQLTNSTLLHVDETGININGKRHWLHCTSNLQFTYYYPHERRGTEAMDQIDILPHFTGVLCHDHWKPYYTYLFCLHSLCNAHHLRELQRAWEQDKQAWARTMRQYLIELNTAVNKAQGKLDLDEATRWYARYRRITKKAQIECPPPIDNRRSGTRGRLKRSKSRNLLERLINYEDDVLRFMSDAIVPFTNNQGENDIRMTKVQQKISGCFRSMDGALISCRIRGYLSTCRKNGVSATDALNMLFDGQLPSFIANTIQSQAQAA
- a CDS encoding cache domain-containing protein produces the protein MLHKFAISTFSALALSSSVFAASDFGTADEAKAMLESAVVALETDQAAALTMFASGEGGFKDRDLYPFCGGPDGNFTAHPSLTGESLKDLKDKTGAALGEEIYKNASEGGVSEVSYMWPRPDTTEPVQKITYVTKVGDQVCAVGYYQ